In the Juglans microcarpa x Juglans regia isolate MS1-56 chromosome 6D, Jm3101_v1.0, whole genome shotgun sequence genome, one interval contains:
- the LOC121234246 gene encoding exosome complex exonuclease RRP46 homolog — protein sequence MEIDRVDGRTENQLRPLACSRNILNRAHGSASWSQGDTKVLAAVYGPKAGVKKNENPEKACVEVIWKPKTGQIGKLEKEYEMIVKRTLQSICILTINPNTTTSVIVQVVNDDGSLLPCAINAACAALIDAGIPLKHLAVAICCCLADSGYVILDPTKLEEQKMKAFAYLVFPNLILSVLPEGSLKVVGEPMEHAIITSVTQGAMSVDDYLHCLDRGRAATAKMSAFLRKTLQPQISSDSSKAG from the exons ATGGAAATAGATAGAGTGGATGGCCGTACAGAAAATCAGTTGAGACCACTTGCTTGCTCCCGCAACATCCTCAACCGCGCTCATGGTTCTGCCAGTTGGTCTCAAG GGGACACCAAAGTTCTTGCTGCGGTTTATGGGCCAAAAGCAGGAGTAAAGAAGAACGAAAACCCTGAGAAGGCTTGTGTTGAAGTTATTTGGAAACCCAAGACTGGGCAGATTG GAAAACTTGAAAAGGAGTATGAGATGATTGTGAAGAGGACTTTGCAAAGCATTTGTATTTTGACTATTAATCCAAATACCACAACATCAGTCATAGTTCAG GTTGTCAATGATGATGGTTCT CTTCTCCCATGTGCCATTAATGCTGCATGTGCTGCCCTTATTGACGCTGGAATTCCTCTAAAGCATCTTGCTG TTgcaatatgttgttgtttggcAGATAGCGGATATGTTATACTGGACCCCACCAAGCTTGAAGAACAG AAAATGAAAGCATTTGCTTATTTGGTTTTTCCAAACTTGATCCTCTCAGTCCTCCCAGAAGGATCATTAAAGGTGGTAGGAGAACCAATGGAACATGCAATTATAACGTCTGTTACCCAGGGTGCAATGTCAG TGGATGATTATCTTCACTGTCTTGACCGAGGACGTGCCGCAACTGCTAAGATGTCTGCTTTTCTCAGGAAGACCTTGCAACCGCAAATCTCTAGTGACTCATCCAAAGCTGGGTGA